In Citrus sinensis cultivar Valencia sweet orange chromosome 3, DVS_A1.0, whole genome shotgun sequence, the sequence gtggcaAATGGGACCAACCATGTGGGCATATGGGCCACAACTCGGAAGCCCAATGATACAAAAAAAAGCGATATTAAAGTGGTTTTTGTAGGCCCACTTCTGAAGAAGGAACTATGCTGAGGTTAGCTCTTATCTTTTCAGAAACACCAACAATAATTCAAccattttgttcttttgaatCATGCATCCATCGCAAGGCATGACAAAAGCTTGCCATATAACATGATAAAAAGCTCAATAGGAAGAACCCACTGGCTTCATGCCAAATTATTGAGGAAGAAATGATAGTTCTTATTCATCATGCATTCAGATAATTTGTATATTAACCATCTGATCCACAAACCGCCTGGACCCAACTGGGTTTGATATGGAATCAACCCTCTACAATCAAATGGTcaaaaaatgtgcataacatGATTGATGTTCAATAGAGACGAGCTTGTTAGAATCCTAGAGAAAAATCGAAATCACAGATAAAACGTAAAATTTCTCCAAAAGAAGAATCCTGGGCACATGGTCCGATACAGGACTCATGTTATACACTGGAGATTGAATCGACACTTGTACTGGTTGCCATAACTTCACTGATGGCATGTGCGAGTTCTGAAGGGCAGAATCATATTAAGCTCGAATGGATCGGTTAGtttgatttcatttatatttgttaGGTGGTGAAGGAGTGATCCGAAGTTATGAACTACATTGTTTAGAGTCCTTTCAAACAGTTGCTTTTGGcggaaaagaaataataaaggaTGAATGGACCACCTTTGGCCCTCAGTTCTGACTATGAAAAAGCTTATCATTCTTAAATGAACATTCTGCTTATTTAACACGCCTTGAGACCCTGGCATCTAAAGGTCAATGACGAACTAAAATCACTTAATGATGACCAACCACCACAAGGTGGCAAGATTATTAATACCCTAATAGCTATAATTATCAACTCATAATTGCAGTTCAATGGAATAATTTACTTCACTTAGAGACGAAGCTAATGCACTTTCCCTTTGCTTGAACGCTAAAAACAATGTCAATTTTTGCattcattttgaatattaaattgCTAAGCGTGGTTGCCAAATGCTTGAAAGCTCACGCACCCACTTGACAGCATTTCAATTCCGGACTCGAACTATATCGCACCTTTTTACAACTTCGAAAAGTAATCGTTTGATATGATGCCTGGATTTCAGGTTAATCAAATATCAAACATTTCCCAAATTTGTTAAACCGAAAAAAGGATGTCaagctttaattaatttttaaaaaaataaaaagaaaagaaagctaataaaacaaaaagcaacGAGCCAATACCAAGCtagtgaaattaatttaaaagcttCTAATTGGCCCTCAGCCCCTCACTTCCAGTTCAGAATATCAACTTCCTACGAGGCAGCGCCGCTACTGGATTACGTTTCCCGGAAAAGGCAGCGAGATCACGGATGGTTTCCCCGATCaaatctttaaatatgagcCGTTCTATGTCAAGCACTGCCTCGGACATCTCAATCGGGCAATCCCCGTTAATGGCATCCCCCGCTAAGTCCTTTTTTAGCACACCACATATGACATTAAACAAGTCATCAGATGAGTCCCTCTCCCGGATTTTCTGAAATTCCAACCAAATTTGTTGCAGTGAAGCCTGCCCAGAATTGGAATTTGCATAAGAAACGACTTTCCATGGTGGCAATTGCCTCCTGCGAATCAGAATTTCATTGATAGTATCAAATATAAGCTTTCTCTGCAGTCTTGAGACCTTGGAGGTATCCTTTCCCTTGAGATATTGTTGCTTCTCTAGCAATAAAAACATATCTGAATCTTCCGGTAGGAAATTTGATGCCCGGAGAATATCCGAAATGTAGGTGAAATCAGAGTCATCATCCTCCGATTTTGATTCCACAGATGAAATCCCTAGGCTCCAGATATCATCTTCCAATTCGTTTTGCTGGTCTGTTATTTACACCAGGTAAAATGCACAAGAGTCAGATACGTAGCTGCTAACATAGCAAACAACAGTAGAAAATGTCAAAAGACTCAAAACCTATAGTAGAGCCCACACCATTGATCGAACGCCAaacaattttcattcaatatgAGTAACATACTGACATAACAAAAGCTTAAAGATGCTGACAGtgacaaagaaaggaaattgaAGATGCCTCTGATTGGTTACCAACGTGGGCCACTCCATAACAAAACCAAAGGCAGCAGCATAAAAATGCATAGCTATCGATGGCATCCCAATGGACACCTGTCAGTAAGGTTCAGCGAACATATTCCATTTCAAGATTCAACCAGGCTAAGCTAACCACTGGGATTTGATTTTACCCAGATCAGGTAATTTTGCAGAAAAAGAGGTTCCAGTCACTGCCCTTTTTTAAGTACCATCATCAATCACAGTTGTAGTTCAcgcatttaatttttcactcCAAAATCCAGCTTCGTCGTTCTCGTCAATGAATCCGACGATCGGCATCAGTGGGTACCCTTGATAATCAATCCCACGTGATTGCTCGTGCcacataaataatttagatTTCCCACTACATCATACAGTCATGGTGTTCACTGTTACCTCTCTAAAACTTAGCTCAGCCTTTTTCTGTACCCGAACCAGGTAATCAAcaatttaatgttaattaaacaaatcgCACTACATTAAAacctaattaatttcattttctaccCAAAACCAGGAGAGAGAGGACAGGGACAAATATCTACTACTATTGAACGTACAGCATTGACTTAAACGGGCCTAGCAGTAGTAGCATACAATCAAAGACGTCACGATAGTCAAATGCAAATCCAGAAAGCCAAGCCATCAATGTCGAACTGTGCACAAATTAAACGGAATggcagggaaaaaaaaatgaaagagtcTCGCACCTTTGAAATCAATGCTCCGTTTCATAACAGGAGAAGGAGACGACTCGTCCTTGTAAAACGATGAGTCAAGCACCGATACCGGACTCGGTTGCAACTCGCTCGCAGTTATTTCCGCTATACTGTGTAGCAGCTTATCACATCTCTCCAATAAGCTCCTCCCTTCCTTGTACTCCTCCACTTTTGATCTCTACATTacaatttagaaatttaattaatacttGTTATTAAAacggaaataaaataaacttttttttctttattttttggaaataCTATCAATTAGCAGCTTACCTCAGTATCAGTTTGAGAAGAGGTGCAGCTTATACTACATTCAGAAATCGTGGATACTTCATCCTCCGCTGGGGTGAGTAACTTATCGTCCTTGTGACAAATCTCAGCCATTGGTTTGGCCAATCTCGGAGAACGGTTTGTCGTCTGATCTGATCCAATCCTTTTCACTTTACTCCTTGGAGATACTCTGCTCTGCTCCATAACCGTGGACTCATTATTCACTTTCCTCTGCGTATCGATACTCAACGGTCTTCTCCTGCTTGGACTTCTAATGCTGGTCTCGCTTCTGGTCGGCGAAATCGAGTTTCGTCCTCGGATAGGACTGCTGTGGTTCCGTACATTCCGGTCAATCTCCGGTCTGTCACGTCTCGGGCTCACCCCTGGCGACATCTCACCGGAGAAATTCAAGCTCCAACGAGTTCCTGCCCTTCGAAAACTTGAAGGAGATGACGAGTCGTTGCCGGCTATTCCTTGCCGATTAATTGCCCCCGGCTTCATAACGACGATTGGAGATTCATCATAGGCGAAGTTTCTTAGACTTGAAGCCTGGCTTGAGGGTTTCTTCGGATGTAAAAGGCCTTTCAGTTGCAAAGCTTCAAGGATTTGCTTAAGAGTTTCGAGATCCTTAGAAGGCTCGTCGATTCCTCGCATTTTAAGCCTCT encodes:
- the LOC102612778 gene encoding protein LONGIFOLIA 1 — translated: MTTGIVHEQNLEKQIEKQMGCMAGFLQIFDRHHILTGKRLSSTKRLPPSLAADSTFESEKSIESSTISREQQQGKSTPSPDRFKQSPVTELRPPSPSPSPAQEPATSLKTDSKVAPPLPVFEFKEGTRSSWKFCKEAPRLSLDSRAVVDAKGSLKPREIRTNAAILSANRCENTEEASAGEELEKQRRSTSVIARLMGLESLPNSDPEPAKKAELRRSASESRVSKDQYRFIDGINFQLKQSQPSYSQMNARQNQNNAGTEERMVNGRRVDPKQLNVRSVRSESAKAPQRGIVQLQKKSFFDSADFFPEPKQSVSIYGEIEKRLKMRGIDEPSKDLETLKQILEALQLKGLLHPKKPSSQASSLRNFAYDESPIVVMKPGAINRQGIAGNDSSSPSSFRRAGTRWSLNFSGEMSPGVSPRRDRPEIDRNVRNHSSPIRGRNSISPTRSETSIRSPSRRRPLSIDTQRKVNNESTVMEQSRVSPRSKVKRIGSDQTTNRSPRLAKPMAEICHKDDKLLTPAEDEVSTISECSISCTSSQTDTERSKVEEYKEGRSLLERCDKLLHSIAEITASELQPSPVSVLDSSFYKDESSPSPVMKRSIDFKDQQNELEDDIWSLGISSVESKSEDDDSDFTYISDILRASNFLPEDSDMFLLLEKQQYLKGKDTSKVSRLQRKLIFDTINEILIRRRQLPPWKVVSYANSNSGQASLQQIWLEFQKIRERDSSDDLFNVICGVLKKDLAGDAINGDCPIEMSEAVLDIERLIFKDLIGETIRDLAAFSGKRNPVAALPRRKLIF